One window of Hippoglossus stenolepis isolate QCI-W04-F060 chromosome 1, HSTE1.2, whole genome shotgun sequence genomic DNA carries:
- the LOC118113895 gene encoding cytochrome P450 27C1 — translation MAFLKGFATVYRTSFQGERLNKQLFFALRALHKSAASEALGISTAEEEAMAQSLVTPADVDEKAKSLKEMPGPSTLSNLVEFFWRDGFSRIHEIQMDHRKKYGKIFKSRFGPQLVVSIADRDLLAQVLRAEGPAPQRANMESWKEYRDISGRATGLISAEGEHWLKMRSVLRQLIMRPRDVAVFSDDVNQVVDDLIKRVYTLRSRASDGATVLNVNDLFFKYAMEGVAAILYECRLGCLENKIPRETQDYISALNLMFSSFKTTMYAGAIPKWLRPLIPKPWAEFCSSWDGLFKFSRIHVDKRLQDIEAQLERGEEVKGGLLTHMLVTREMNIEEIYANVTEMLLAGVDTTSFTLSWACYLLAQNPQVQQQIFTEVTTALGPGTVATAEDVPRLPLIRGLVKETLRLFPVLPGNGRITQDDLVVGGYFIPKGTQLALCHYSTSLDEEGFADASDFCPERWIRKDSTDRVDNFGSIPFGYGIRSCIGRRIAELEMHLALTRLIQKFTIVASPLTADVKAKTHGLLCPAAPIHLQLIDREN, via the exons ATGGCATTCCTGAAAGGTTTTGCAACAGTCTACAGGACGAGCTTTCAGGGCGAGCGGCTGAATAAGCAGCTGTTCTTCGCTTTACGCGCGTTACACAAGTCCGCAGCCAGCGAAGCGTTGGGGATCTCCACGGCCGAAGAAGAGGCCATGGCCCAGAGTCTGGTCACACCGGCGGATGTCGACGAGAAAGCGAAGAGTCTGAAGGAGATGCCCGGACCGAGCACCCTCTCCAACCTGGTCGAGTTCTTCTGGAGAGACGGGTTCAGCAGAATCCATGAAATACAG ATGGACCACAGAAAGAAGTATGGAAAGATTTTCAAGTCCCGATTTGGACCTCAGCTGGTGGTCTCGATCGCAGACCGGGACCTGTTGGCTCAGGTGCTGAGGGCCGAGGGCCCGGCCCCTCAGAGAGCGAACATGGAGTCATGGAAGGAGTACAGAGACATTAGTGGCAGAGCCACTGGCCTCATCTCGGC TGAGGGGGAACATTGGCTGAAGATGCGGAGTGTGCTCAGACAGCTCATCATGCGTCCCCGGGACGTTGCAGTCTTCTCCGATGACGTGAACCAAGTGGTGGATGACCTGATCAAGAGAGTTTATACTCTGCGGAGCCGGGCGTCTGACGGAGCAACTGTCCTCAACGTGAACGACCTGTTCTTCAAATATGCCATGGAAG GTGTGGCAGCTATTTTGTACGAGTGTCGACTTGGCTGTTTGGAAAACAAGATTCCCCGGGAAACCCAAGACTACATCAGCGCACTGAACCTCATGTTCAGCTCCTTTAAGACAACCATGTACGCCGGCGCCATCCCCAAGTGGCTCCGACCTCTCATCCCTAAACCATGGGCGGAATTCTGTAGCTCCTGGGATGGCCTCTTCAAATTCA GCCGTATTCACGTTGATAAGAGGCTCCAAGATATCGAGGCCCAGCTGGAGcggggagaggaggtgaagggggGACTGCTCACGCACATGCTCGTCACCAGGGAGATGAACATAGAGGAGATCTACGCCAACGTAACAGAGATGCTACTGGCCGGTGTGGACACG ACGTCCTTCACTCTTTCGTGGGCCTGCTACCTGTTGGCACAAAACCCTCAGGTGCAGCAGCAAATCTTCACAGAAGTGACGACGGCTCTGGGACCTGGAACCGTCGCCACAGCTGAAGACGTCCCCCGTCTGCCTCTCATCAGAGGACTGGTCAAAGAGACTCTCAG GCTGTTTCCAGTTCTCCCAGGCAACGGAAGGATTACCCAGGATGACTTGGTGGTGGGTGGATACTTCATCCCCAAAGGG ACTCAGTTGGCTCTTTGTCACTACTCCACATCTCTGGACGAGGAGGGCTTCGCTGATGCTTCAGACTTCTGTCCGGAACGCTGGATACGGAAAGATTCCACAGATCGTGTTGACAACTTTGGCTCCATTCCATTTGGCTATGGCATCAGGAGCTGTATCGGCAGGAGAATCGCAGAGTTGGAGATGCATCTCGCCCTCACAAGG ctcattcagaagtTCACCATTGTGGCGTCTCCTCTCACCGCTGACGTCAAGGCGAAGACCCACGGCCTGCTCTGCCCCGCTGCTCCCATTCACCTGCAGCTCATCGACAGGGAAAACTAG